A genomic window from Streptomyces sp. MST-110588 includes:
- a CDS encoding DUF1697 domain-containing protein gives MSRQIALLRGINVGGHKKFPMARQREVFESLGYEDVSVLLQTGNIVFADPGTPPAETASALEARIAEEMGFPVPVMVRTRDELAAAVAANPFPQAVPEPKSLHITFLSGPPADATGLRALQALDSARYAPDRFRLTGRELYLWCPGGIGRSKLAEAVSRIPLGVTATARNWNTVTKLLALADA, from the coding sequence GTGTCCCGTCAGATCGCTCTCCTGCGTGGCATCAATGTCGGAGGTCACAAGAAATTCCCCATGGCGCGGCAGCGCGAAGTGTTCGAGTCCCTGGGCTACGAGGACGTGTCCGTCCTCCTCCAGACCGGCAACATCGTCTTCGCCGACCCCGGCACGCCGCCCGCGGAAACCGCCTCGGCCCTTGAGGCCCGGATCGCCGAGGAAATGGGCTTCCCCGTCCCCGTGATGGTGCGTACCCGTGACGAGCTGGCCGCCGCCGTCGCCGCCAACCCCTTCCCGCAGGCCGTACCGGAGCCCAAGAGCCTGCACATCACCTTCCTGTCGGGGCCCCCGGCCGACGCCACCGGCCTGCGCGCGCTCCAGGCGCTCGATTCCGCCCGCTACGCGCCGGACCGGTTCCGGCTGACCGGCCGCGAGCTGTATCTGTGGTGCCCCGGCGGCATCGGCCGCTCCAAGCTCGCCGAGGCCGTCTCCCGAATACCCCTGGGGGTGACGGCCACGGCACGCAACTGGAACACCGTGACCAAACTCCTGGCCCTGGCCGACGCCTGA
- a CDS encoding tetratricopeptide repeat protein — protein sequence MTRLFVDREAVVDEVTALLDGADRAGPGAGGGPVVVVLWGPSGVGKTATALRLAAAFGDRFEEAQLYQPLRGASPDTAVSPADALVHLLRDLGAHREWIGTDQETLERQFRSLTAGRRVLTVLDDALSAAQVRPLLTASPSSLTIVTSRHHLGRLVAEHGAHGLRLGPLGTRDAVGLLARMGGAGAGVEAVARRCGGMPLALCAVGARAAARQEPDWELLEREMAESERRVVRSMTDEAERGRDAPEEGGHGSGRDAPEGAGSGRGVLDVAVLAASYEELPETVARVYRLSGLRPWAHVTAASAAVAAGVTEAEAAAALEELVRRRMLEREEEEEGEEEGDGEGERRRYRFHDAWREYAQERALARDGAAGVAAALRKVLLWYVRAAAAADACVLPGRWHLGPAYARLEGRPAAYADGHSALEWLREERQNLAEAVRAAADYGLDEVTWQLCEAMWGLHLRLGFHQQWVGTHRLGVQAAARCAEECPEAEGRMRAQLGFAYMGLGDFARAQTEFEEAAAADRRAGHVRGEATAVESLGLLRLRQERWADAVDCLVTARELARQVGDPRALALLEHHLGRALQGAGRHEAAVAQLERARELMRALPDPYNEGRVLMSLGRALLEAGQGPAAEELLTEAAAVMAAEGAVIQQADVAELRALVARRAGDAEAEAGHLRAALAFHEATGAPGAVTVRARLEELGELEGRQSAGS from the coding sequence GTGACACGTCTGTTCGTCGACCGGGAAGCCGTGGTGGACGAGGTGACGGCGTTATTGGACGGTGCGGACCGTGCGGGCCCCGGCGCGGGTGGCGGGCCGGTCGTGGTCGTGCTGTGGGGGCCCTCAGGGGTCGGGAAGACGGCCACGGCGCTGAGACTGGCGGCGGCGTTCGGGGACCGGTTCGAGGAGGCGCAGCTCTACCAGCCACTGCGCGGCGCGTCGCCCGACACGGCGGTCAGTCCCGCGGACGCGCTGGTGCATCTGCTGCGTGATCTGGGCGCTCACCGGGAATGGATAGGAACCGACCAGGAGACGCTGGAGCGGCAGTTCCGCAGTCTGACGGCGGGGCGGCGTGTTCTGACGGTGCTGGACGATGCCCTTTCTGCCGCTCAGGTACGTCCTTTGCTGACCGCTTCGCCTTCCTCCCTGACCATTGTGACCAGCCGGCACCACCTCGGTCGCCTGGTGGCGGAGCACGGCGCCCATGGGCTGCGCCTCGGTCCGTTGGGGACCCGTGACGCGGTGGGACTGCTGGCCCGTATGGGAGGCGCGGGAGCCGGGGTCGAGGCGGTGGCGCGGCGCTGCGGCGGTATGCCCCTCGCGCTGTGTGCGGTGGGGGCGCGGGCCGCCGCGCGGCAGGAGCCGGACTGGGAGCTCCTGGAACGCGAGATGGCTGAGAGCGAACGGCGGGTCGTGCGGTCGATGACGGACGAGGCGGAGCGCGGGCGCGATGCGCCGGAGGAGGGCGGGCACGGGAGCGGGCGCGATGCGCCGGAAGGGGCCGGGAGCGGGCGCGGTGTGCTGGATGTGGCGGTGCTCGCCGCGTCGTACGAGGAGCTGCCCGAGACCGTGGCCCGTGTGTACCGCCTGTCGGGACTGCGGCCGTGGGCCCATGTGACAGCGGCCTCGGCCGCGGTCGCGGCGGGGGTCACGGAGGCGGAGGCCGCGGCGGCTCTGGAGGAGCTGGTCCGGCGGCGGATGCTGGAGAGGGAAGAGGAAGAAGAGGGAGAGGAAGAGGGGGACGGAGAAGGGGAGCGGCGGCGGTATCGGTTTCATGATGCGTGGCGGGAGTACGCGCAGGAGCGGGCGCTGGCGCGGGACGGTGCCGCGGGCGTCGCGGCGGCGCTGCGCAAGGTCCTGCTGTGGTACGTACGGGCTGCCGCCGCGGCGGACGCCTGTGTGCTGCCGGGCCGCTGGCATCTGGGGCCTGCCTACGCGCGTCTGGAGGGCAGGCCCGCCGCGTACGCCGACGGGCACAGCGCACTGGAGTGGCTCCGCGAAGAACGCCAGAACCTGGCGGAGGCGGTACGGGCCGCGGCCGACTACGGCCTGGACGAGGTGACATGGCAGTTGTGCGAGGCCATGTGGGGACTGCATCTGCGGCTCGGGTTCCACCAGCAGTGGGTGGGCACCCACCGGCTCGGCGTCCAGGCCGCGGCGCGCTGCGCGGAGGAATGCCCCGAGGCGGAAGGGCGGATGCGGGCCCAACTCGGCTTCGCCTATATGGGGCTGGGGGATTTCGCACGGGCGCAGACGGAGTTCGAGGAGGCCGCCGCCGCGGACCGGCGGGCCGGTCACGTACGGGGTGAGGCGACCGCGGTGGAGTCACTGGGGCTGCTGCGGCTGCGGCAGGAACGGTGGGCCGATGCCGTGGACTGCCTGGTGACGGCGCGGGAGCTGGCCCGGCAGGTCGGTGACCCGAGGGCGCTGGCCCTGTTGGAGCACCATCTGGGGCGGGCGCTCCAAGGGGCGGGCCGTCATGAGGCCGCCGTCGCACAGTTGGAGCGGGCGCGGGAGCTGATGCGCGCGCTGCCCGATCCGTACAACGAAGGCCGGGTGCTGATGAGCCTGGGCCGGGCGCTGCTGGAAGCCGGGCAGGGCCCCGCCGCCGAGGAGCTGCTCACGGAGGCGGCGGCGGTGATGGCGGCGGAGGGCGCGGTCATCCAGCAGGCGGACGTCGCCGAACTGCGGGCGCTGGTGGCACGGCGGGCGGGGGACGCGGAGGCCGAGGCCGGACATCTGCGGGCGGCGCTCGCTTTCCATGAGGCGACGGGGGCGCCGGGCGCGGTGACGGTCCGGGCGCGCCTGGAGGAGCTGGGGGAGCTGGAGGGGCGTCAGAGCGCAGGGAGTTGA
- a CDS encoding uridine kinase, with translation MRLESITWERLADALAGRIAGMAARDGGPWLRVAVDGAPAARPKETAGRLAEALRVRGRAVHDVDTHGFLRPASLRLEYGRYDPDAYYGEWFDRQALWREVFGPLEPGGPGRVLPDLWDPRTDRATRSPYVQLPPGGVLLLHGPFLFGHWFPLDLSVHLKLTPAALARHTPEQERWTLPAFARYEDEVRPEEAADVVVRADDPRRPAWSGLD, from the coding sequence GTGCGGCTTGAATCGATCACCTGGGAACGGCTGGCCGACGCGCTGGCCGGGCGGATCGCCGGCATGGCGGCGCGGGACGGCGGCCCGTGGCTGCGGGTGGCGGTCGACGGCGCGCCGGCCGCCCGGCCGAAGGAGACGGCCGGCCGGCTGGCGGAGGCCCTGCGGGTGCGCGGGCGTGCCGTCCATGACGTGGACACCCACGGTTTCCTGCGCCCCGCCTCCCTGCGCCTGGAGTACGGCAGATACGACCCCGACGCGTACTACGGCGAGTGGTTCGACCGGCAGGCACTGTGGCGGGAGGTCTTCGGACCGCTGGAACCCGGCGGCCCCGGGCGGGTGCTGCCCGATCTGTGGGACCCCCGTACGGACCGGGCGACACGCAGCCCGTACGTGCAACTCCCGCCCGGCGGCGTGCTGTTGCTGCACGGGCCGTTCCTCTTCGGCCACTGGTTCCCCCTCGACCTGTCGGTCCATCTGAAGCTGACTCCCGCCGCCCTCGCCCGGCACACGCCCGAACAGGAACGATGGACGCTGCCCGCCTTCGCGCGGTACGAGGACGAGGTGCGGCCGGAAGAGGCTGCCGATGTCGTCGTACGGGCGGACGATCCGCGGCGCCCGGCGTGGAGCGGCCTGGACTGA
- a CDS encoding methylated-DNA--[protein]-cysteine S-methyltransferase: MTMPEQEAQGRREAQDGEPTEAAGPRATPGPRPRDWAWRVLETPIGPLLLAVTREGLAQVVFHSDQRTTRRAVTRLRQAFGTDPLADLPHLATAVSELTAYFTGRLHTFTVPLDWSLSGGFNERVLRELAAGVPYGSVVGYQDLADRVGERGAARAVGAAMGSNPLPVVVPCHRVVAADGGIGGFGGGLETKRLLLALEGVLPAPLF, encoded by the coding sequence ATGACGATGCCGGAGCAGGAAGCACAGGGAAGGCGAGAGGCGCAGGACGGTGAGCCGACGGAAGCCGCCGGGCCACGCGCGACGCCCGGGCCGCGGCCTCGCGACTGGGCCTGGCGGGTGCTGGAGACGCCCATCGGCCCGCTGCTGCTCGCGGTGACGCGCGAGGGACTGGCGCAGGTCGTCTTCCACAGCGACCAGCGCACGACCCGCCGGGCGGTGACACGTCTGCGGCAGGCTTTCGGTACGGACCCGCTGGCGGACCTGCCCCATCTGGCCACGGCCGTCAGCGAGCTCACCGCGTACTTCACCGGCCGACTGCACACCTTCACCGTGCCGCTGGACTGGTCGCTGTCGGGCGGTTTCAACGAGCGGGTGCTGCGTGAACTGGCGGCCGGCGTCCCGTACGGCAGCGTCGTCGGCTACCAGGACCTGGCCGACCGGGTCGGCGAACGCGGCGCCGCCCGCGCGGTGGGCGCCGCCATGGGCTCCAACCCGCTGCCGGTGGTCGTGCCCTGTCACCGCGTCGTGGCCGCCGACGGCGGCATAGGGGGCTTCGGCGGCGGCCTGGAGACCAAGCGGCTCCTGCTGGCCCTGGAGGGCGTCCTGCCCGCGCCCCTCTTCTGA
- a CDS encoding glycerophosphodiester phosphodiesterase family protein has translation MRIRSAATATGALLGLSALILSTASARAASAGAATHHDGTVVLAHRGASAYAPENTISAVNAADRLGIEWVENDVQRTKDGELIIMHDTSLARTTNVEQVFPGRAPWNVSDFTLREIEKLDAGSWFGPQFKGERVPTMEAYMDAVENNGQKLLMELKAPELYPGVERQALRELRAEGWLDRHHVKRRLIIQSFNADSVKKVHQLRPDVKTGFLGTPAVSELPKYQAFADQINPNHGTINAAYVSTVHALKGPHGRPMEVYTWTVDDARNTVKVAKMGVDGIISNKPDVVRDALDEAGSRSRR, from the coding sequence ATGCGTATCCGCTCCGCCGCCACCGCCACCGGTGCGCTCCTGGGCCTGTCCGCACTCATCCTGTCCACGGCCTCCGCCCGGGCCGCCTCCGCCGGGGCCGCGACCCACCACGACGGGACGGTGGTCCTCGCCCACCGCGGCGCCTCCGCCTACGCCCCCGAGAACACGATCTCCGCCGTCAACGCGGCCGACAGACTCGGTATCGAGTGGGTGGAAAACGACGTCCAGCGCACCAAGGACGGCGAACTGATCATCATGCACGACACCTCGCTCGCCCGGACGACCAACGTCGAACAGGTATTCCCCGGTCGCGCGCCGTGGAACGTCTCCGACTTCACGCTCCGGGAGATCGAGAAGCTGGACGCGGGAAGTTGGTTCGGGCCCCAGTTCAAGGGCGAGCGTGTGCCGACCATGGAGGCGTACATGGACGCCGTCGAGAACAACGGGCAGAAACTCCTGATGGAACTCAAGGCTCCGGAGCTGTATCCGGGCGTCGAACGCCAGGCCCTGAGGGAGCTGCGGGCCGAGGGCTGGCTGGACCGCCACCACGTCAAGCGCCGGCTGATCATCCAGAGCTTCAACGCCGACTCGGTGAAGAAGGTCCACCAGCTCCGTCCCGACGTCAAGACGGGCTTCCTGGGCACCCCCGCGGTCTCCGAGCTCCCCAAGTACCAGGCGTTCGCCGACCAGATCAACCCGAACCACGGGACGATCAACGCGGCGTACGTCTCCACCGTGCACGCGCTGAAGGGCCCGCACGGCCGCCCGATGGAGGTCTACACCTGGACGGTCGACGACGCCCGTAACACGGTCAAGGTCGCGAAGATGGGCGTCGACGGGATCATCAGCAACAAGCCCGACGTCGTACGGGACGCGCTCGACGAGGCCGGCAGCAGGAGCCGCCGGTAG